From Oryzias latipes chromosome 3, ASM223467v1:
ggacaaaactcAAGGTTAAAAACTGGTGAAATGCATTTAGGTGCAATTAAACTGGCTTGACAAATGTCTTATTAGCTTTGGAGGACTCCAACCAAGAAAATGTTTACTTCACACAGCAGCACATCAAAGCCAGTCTGAATTTTGTCTTTCCTGTAACCTGATGAACCAGACTTGAAAGGAATACTGTTTAGTTGGATGAAGAGGGGGTCTATGCCAAGAACATTTCACACAGTGACTCATGTATGAGGCTGCACGatttgaggaaaacttgcgatatgtgATTTAATAACTTATGATACATGAACACATaggaaaacaatcaaaaacatcatttacaGTTGTATTTTACTATAAGTAagttaaattacactccaaacaACCCTTGTCTACATAgggcatctaacataaaagggctatGTAAAGAGTCCATCGATTAGTAAAATGCATAATAGATTTATTAGAtgcgttaaatacttcaagatgccataagattgttttagcacattaaagttaaccatttatcgcaatttttgccgtcttttgcgatatgcatttTGCACAGCTAGAAAACACGATAaagataaatttgcgatttattgtgcaggcctagtaggaggacttttcactgttttcctCAAGCACAATAACTTTTCCTTATCAATGCAGgattaaatggcgtatacttatacagcGCTTTTTCTACCtgcaaggcccaaagcgctttacagtcacagacccagtcacacacacattcacatgcatattcacacactggtggcggctctgctgctgaacacaggCGCCGGACATCGACTCACGTGcatgcaccacagccgcccccaTGACAAAACTCAAGGATAAAAACTGGTGAAGATGatgaaaaaattaggatttagTTCATATGCATTGATGAGTGATATAAAGAAAAGTCTAGCTTTAGGTCCCTGTTTGGCCTTTCTGCAATTATTGACGTATGGATGGtgttcttttcaaaacacagaagtacaaactgtctgaaaattgatcatgatgGAGAAAgaaataattgcggtttgtccTCGTTCTAGAACGTGCCAACATACTCATCATGTATGTAGCTGCAGACCTTTCTTTTAACATggttaaaaatagtttgagaCCAGAAAGGTCTCAAACCCTGGACCTCAACTTTCATAGCAGATCTCAGGTCTGCTGAGAATTGTCAAGAGGCAACCATCaacacttaacccttgtactatcttagatgaccccacccttacattgacgtgttattcctaccatgacaaaggtggataaaggtggaaagatttcatgtaatccatggacaccagtgaagatcacaaatcattgaagaaaaaaggtttagcgcactgtcttgtgggatctagatgacccaactcccaatgttaaagtgcctaggatagcacaagggttacagagccATTTGGGTCGatttcttactgaccaaaacccatTTGCAGCTCAAAGTCTTATTTCCCCCTTTAGGAAAATAAGACTGATTTCTATTTAAGTTATTGTTACTActatgataaatataaatgaactattaggtttttttttggcaattgtcgtttttaattgaaaaaatataaaatatgaaattatttataacttttgacaggGCTTCACAttacttcctttcaaaatgagACACCCTGTGTCACATCTCAAATGTAATATACAGTAGGTGGTGTAACGTCAACAGtgactaaaaaacatttattcttcAGTTTGTGGTGCATTTTTGTCTGAGATTTGTAAATCTaacaaacaaaatttaaatCGGAGGTAATTAGTGACccttactgtattttttaaaccataaGGTTCACTTATCAGGAGCCTCACACAGTAAATGAGTTGAATGagttgctttcctttttttgttttctacacTACTTACTTTTTACTTAACAGTtaccttttatttttccctaATACTACCAATGGACGGGTAAAAGACCctcatgtggctccggagctgCAGGTTGCAGACCACCAGTCTAGAAGAACTGAACAACATagcctttgtttttaattgttctttACTGcattatagttttattttaacttgccTAAGAAATGTCTTTTATTAGCTCAGACAAGGTGACTTTGTTTAATTTCTGTGAAACTAGAAAATcttgaatttttctttattatgaataaaagcaacaacagcaaaaattaaaacattaaatttagCTGCAGCATCAAGACCTTCACACATCTCAAATGTATCAGATTAATAttggaaaactgtaaaaataaatcaatactgGTTTCCTCTCAGGCATGACTTCATGCAGGTTAATAAGATCAGGAAATACTGTTATTGAAAAACTGATTTCTTCCGTGTCCTAAATTTGCATTTTAGGGCCCGATTGTTTAGTAGCCTAAACCCATGGCGCCGCTTGTGAATTTAGTTTAGATCAACTTTGACTTAAATCAATTTGGAGACATGGATGCAGAGCCACAAGGAAAGAATCCTTTCATCTCTTTGTTTTGCTGAGACTCTCCCTGCTCTCCATCTTTTTTATGCAACAGACAGCATTTCTGCACTGCACCAAGGTTCCCCGGTAGATATCTCAGTGTCTTAATCTTAATCCCTATAATCCGAAAAAGGATTGCCATtgtctgtatttgtttttctttggggtttcaaaaatcatttaacTTGAAAGAGTTGATTAGAGTTGACtttaatcaactttttgagaCTCGGGCTTGTTTGAGTAATCTCTTTCTCATTGATGGTTACTTTAACAGACAGAAGAACCTCAGACTTTATAGCATTAGACTACaataaaatgcagaaatatGCTCTAAATGTATAATAAAGTTTTGTCTTTTGCTTCTTAAAACATGTGCCTTTTCTTTCTGAGTTTTATTCTTACAAATCAGTCATTTATATCTGCTTCAGTTCATATTCAACATTTaggtttttctgcatttatgttcactttttctgcatcttttgACTGCATCCCCTCACAGCAAGGTTAACACAGTAGGTGGCACTGTTGCACAATGGAAATGGTGACATGGAGGTTTGAAGAAGGCTCATAAGAATTTTCAAGCATTAATGCAGGCTTTTGGTCTTCCTTCACAGATAGACTCCTTTGAACTGCTGTATTATTATGATGAACACCTGGGACATATAATGTGGTAAGTGTTTGTGAAAATTGAGCACACGGTGTCCAAGTGCAGAACAAAGCAGTAGTTGAAGTGCTGCAAGATTAAACACCTGTGGCAGAAATGAAACTCCCCCctcagttctttttttatcggttttatttttttagttttgttttgacgTAATatagcaaacacacacacacacacacatatatgtaacacacacacaggcatgtACCTGTGTATGTTACAtatctgtgtgcgtgtgtgaccGTGTGTGTCTGTACCCTTAAACTGTAatagacagaatgtaaaaagatAATTCAGTAAagcacattgtctgatttttaaataatttatttgtagtgtagaaaataagtatttgaccAATGACAAAAGTTTAGCTCAATACTTAGTAATGTAACCCTGGTTGTTAATAACAGAAGTCAAACTTTTTCTGTAGGTTTTCATCAGGTTTGTACACActgtagctgctattttggtccatacttccatgcagatcttctctagagctCTGAGGTGTAGAAGCTGTTGCTGAGCAACACAGCGCCTGCGTGAACGTTCTTGCCGCCATTTTGGGAGACATTTAAAGGCacggtgttttgtttttttctgtagcccctcttgagttcattatcaggattgcttcagtgtcagatgtcaaatattcagtctgtataaaattgaatataaCAATTTTTGttaagtgaaattaatttttttgagatccattggccccaagtgattaggctactatgttggttTAGGCACTTTTtccaacaaagtaaaaaaacaaaaacaaagctgttattttgctttcatgttactggtccggcccacttgagatcagaatgtggcccccgaaccaaaatgagtttgacacccctgtcttactgtgtagtttttaatcatcagtatataaacaacaatgtacaaaaaacatgtaactaataaacaaacatttaacaacatttactaatagtatatatatatatatatatatgtacacaggtagatcttcaagacattgtcgactcaaaagtagctcagTAGCTCAAGTAGCTGTCATTTTTTACGCATTTCATGGCGCTCTTCTGGGTCACGCGATAAAttacagctaaaataaaacccaggaactagcaaaatgagtaaaaaacaaaacgtctttggaaagtttctttgccgaggggaaaaggcccagcaaggagacagaagaggagccttcaacttccaaaaaaaaagctacatttagTAGACAGCACTTTTTTTGCATCATgagagtgtgggaaagggagTGGAGAGGGAGGATGACACCCGTGGGATGTCAACTGTtaagcgtgtcaaaataaaagcacagggtTCGACTTGTCACGTATTTGATCCTCCATCATCGTAGTATTGCTACAATAATCATCCGGCTATATTGgaaagaccggtccgtgaaagtttgtgtgacgtcataccggtccgtggcatgaaaaaggttggggaccactggtctagatgactcaactcccaatgtttaagtgcctaggaaagcacaagggttaaatggatGATAGTGACATGTCATCACTGGTGCAAAACTTTCTGAGATAACTGCAGGCTATTGGTCAAAGGCAAACTATATTTATCAACATTTGTCAGttgaagggaaaaaacaacaatgtaagACCTTAACCTCcaagtgtttttttcatgtgattCTATGCATTTTCTTCAATTCCCTTGACCAACAGTTAAACAGTGAAATCTTTGGTTCATTCTTCCatgcaatcaaatcaaatagaaTTTTTTGTCAAAGGTGCTTTGAGCTTGGCTCTAGTTCTGACTAcactaaaaatattcaaaacagcTAGatagtgtttgtttatttggctACATATCAAGCTAGATCATTTCAAACCCACCCAAATTGCCTCTATATTATCGAGCAATTTATAATCAAATTCGATTTCTAATACcacatgaaatccttttttttcaaataccaAGGATTTGAATTCCCCATTCAGTCTGCCAATGCAACAAATTTGGTTCAATATATTGGATATTAATGATGGAAAATGCTGTTAGTTTTCCTTTATGCTGTTCTATTTAGGGGTCGCCACAACTCACGATTGACACATGTGATTTGGGTTTTCTGTTGACATTTTATTCCTGACCTTAATCCCTACACTTAGCCAGACTCTAGACTGGCTCAATAAAACACTAGAAAGTGCACCCATTTGGTTGTACTCATTCACATGACCTGGTACTCTCAGGTTGGTCTCCTGCCCAAAAACCAACCAGGTTGGGATGGGATGATTCCAGTGTGGTACAGCTGTACTAAAACTGAAAATGcagtcagggaaaaaaaaaacctctgcaaTGTGATTTTGACGAAGTAATTATTCCCCAGAAACTCATAAAGccatcctctttttctttaactggtTTTATTGTAGTAATTCtataaaaaagctattttttgtgTGAAGAACTGATATCAATGATAAGGCATATGGTCATATTTTAGTAGAATTTCATGGAAAATGTTACgattgtggtaaaaaaaaagtttatgtcattgaatttttttatcCCAGTTATAGAAATATTTTGGACAAACATGTTGTGGGTTTATAATATAGCAGAAATGCTGTGAAAAACCTCTCTCATGTCAAATAATATGGAAACATTTAGctgagtagctcggttggtaaggtgagaggctaccatgcaggaatccagggtttgattcccagaggggaagaaacaatggtactgggggcaattaccatatcaatggcgagcagttaacatcactcagtgagggtccttaggcaagacctttaacgctaccgcctcccgagcgcagttctgctgcagctcaccgctcccccaggagatgggtcaaatgcggagaagaatttccccattgagggataaataaagtatccaaaaaaaaacaaacagcagctgtatttttcttaaaacttttaacataaaagataagaaaaaaaaatctgttaagaCAATTTTTCCAAGTCTCTACTGGCTTTAAAAGCTTTAGTCAAGCTGCTTTATCCAAAAATGAGACACAAATTTGAAGCCACTGTATATTTATCTTTAACAGAAGACACTATGTGTATCCCATAGGGAAAAAGGTGAAGTTTTTTCAAAtgcctctttttctttcaggtATATTCCTTTTTTCATCATCCTATTTATCTACTTCAGTGGCTGCTTCTGCAGCACTCATGAAGAGAGGAGGATTACTGTGCCTGGTTGGCTGTTGCTGGGACCAAGCGCCCTCTACTATTGGTCAGTAATCTAACAGCATTGTTTTTAATGATTCTTCACTTTGAATACATACTGGGTACAATATAATCTATGTATTTATGTAACTTTTCAAGGCAAGAATGTAGTTTTATAGTTCAACCATGACTTTTTAGATATATTCATTGGTAAACTATGCaattattattgtatttgtaTCAATGCAGTTAAAAGGCAAACACTTTAATGCAAATTAAAGGGACTTTGCTTGAACACATTCAAAGCGAAGATTTCTCACCAGTATTTCTAAccttttcatcattttaaacttttttatctCAGTCTTaacatttactgtatttttctttcttctttttttaaggtaTTTGGTCACAGAAGGACAAAtcactgaacttttcttgctcACTTTCTTTGCAATGGTTGCCATGGTAATGTTTCAACTCCACAAAGGCCTCAGCCCAGACAGCAATGGCTTGTTCCTTTTATACAGTTTTAGTGTCACTCTGTTGCTTGTGGCTCTGTGGGTGGCCTACTTATGGAATGACAAGGTTTTACGCCACAAGTACCCCGGACTTCTTTATGTTCCAGAGCCATGGTCCTACTATACATTACACATCAGAAAGAACCACTGAAATACAGGTCAAGGAAGTATTCAGGAAATGTTGTGCTTTAGAGAGAATGTCAGAAGTCAGTTTATGATACTGCTGTAAACATTAGACAGTTAAAGGGCCTCTTGTAATTATGTAactgtattttaatattttggtggcaaaattaatttttattacaaCAACTATGAcgttctgaaataaatattgtttttaaaaatagaatgaTTGGTATGGCTCACTTTTTACTTTACCAAGTGTCTGAGAAAAGAAACAATcgtgaccattgactgtaaatgagaactggacagagagAGTGGGATGTAACACATAGAAAAGACGGTTCCAACGAAATTAAGTTAATTTTTTGGTAATTATTTGCCGCGGCAACCTCTAAAAAgagcaggagaaaaacaaaggctCCACGGACATCCAACGATTATGTATTCCATTCTTAAATTTGAAGCAAAGTCTCGTTTTAGCAAATGACCAGTGGAGCCTGGTTT
This genomic window contains:
- the cln6 gene encoding ceroid-lipofuscinosis neuronal protein 6; this translates as MQDVRKRRGNSSHSTPDVSEDKGPQRKGQCFHFDLWLCLTVQNWILDFGRPIVMIILPLDWFPLNKPSAGDYFHMAYNVITPFLMLKLIERSPRAISRTAVYLCIITFVMGASIHLVGDSINHRLILSGYQLHLSVRENPIIKDLKPDSLIDSFELLYYYDEHLGHIMWYIPFFIILFIYFSGCFCSTHEERRITVPGWLLLGPSALYYWYLVTEGQITELFLLTFFAMVAMVMFQLHKGLSPDSNGLFLLYSFSVTLLLVALWVAYLWNDKVLRHKYPGLLYVPEPWSYYTLHIRKNH